One genomic window of Pseudomonas chlororaphis subsp. piscium includes the following:
- a CDS encoding DUF4197 domain-containing protein encodes MLRSSLRFTSLCAGLLISASALALSLGDLSQQDATGGLKDALTQGAQVAVKQLGTAGGFSNNPDVRIELPGNLGKVAKKMKQFGMGAQVDELETSMNKAAEAAVPQAQALLVDAVKKMSVEDAKGILSGGKDSATQYLSKTSREQIRVKFLPIVKQATDQVGLAKQYNAFAGQAATLGVLDAKNANIEGYVTEQALNGLFEMIGKQEATIRENPAAAATSLAKKVFGSL; translated from the coding sequence ATGCTCCGTTCTTCCCTTCGCTTCACCAGCCTGTGCGCCGGCCTGCTGATCTCCGCCAGCGCTCTGGCGCTGTCCCTCGGCGACCTATCGCAACAAGACGCCACTGGCGGCCTCAAGGATGCCCTGACCCAGGGTGCCCAGGTCGCGGTCAAACAGCTGGGTACCGCCGGCGGTTTCAGCAACAACCCGGACGTGCGCATCGAACTGCCGGGCAACCTCGGCAAAGTAGCGAAGAAAATGAAGCAGTTCGGCATGGGCGCCCAGGTCGATGAGCTCGAGACCAGCATGAACAAGGCCGCAGAGGCCGCCGTGCCGCAGGCCCAGGCGCTGCTGGTGGATGCCGTGAAGAAGATGAGTGTGGAAGACGCCAAGGGCATTCTCAGCGGTGGCAAGGATTCCGCCACCCAGTACCTGAGCAAGACCAGCCGCGAGCAGATCCGCGTGAAGTTCCTGCCGATCGTCAAGCAGGCCACCGACCAGGTGGGCCTGGCCAAGCAGTACAACGCCTTCGCCGGCCAGGCCGCCACCCTCGGCGTGCTGGATGCGAAGAACGCGAATATCGAAGGCTACGTGACCGAACAGGCGCTCAACGGCCTGTTCGAGATGATCGGCAAGCAGGAAGCGACTATTCGCGAGAACCCGGCGGCAGCGGCCACCAGCCTGGCGAAGAAGGTGTTCGGTAGCCTGTAA
- a CDS encoding isocitrate lyase/PEP mutase family protein gives MDAQTLRAQTFKALHERDRAFVIPNPWDAGSAKMLASLGFEALATTSAGFAFSLGRPDAEGALSLEDTLGNVRAIVGASSLPVAVDLENGFSDSPEGCARTLRQAAASGAVGGSIEDATGRANDPIYDFKLAVERIEASVAAVRQLPFPFVLTARAENLLHGRQDLPDTIRRLQAYAEAGADVLYALGLSSAEEIIAVVRAVAPKPVNVLMSGGLKLTQAQLSELGVKRISVGSALARAAYGAFYQAAQEIRDHGSFDFADRAIPFGQINQLFKG, from the coding sequence ATGGATGCGCAAACCCTCCGTGCCCAAACCTTCAAGGCCCTGCATGAGCGTGATCGGGCGTTCGTGATTCCCAACCCCTGGGACGCGGGTTCCGCCAAGATGCTGGCCAGCCTCGGCTTCGAGGCCCTGGCGACCACCAGCGCCGGTTTCGCGTTCTCCCTGGGCCGCCCCGACGCTGAAGGCGCCTTGTCCCTGGAGGACACCCTGGGCAACGTTCGCGCCATAGTCGGGGCCAGCAGCCTGCCGGTGGCGGTGGACCTGGAAAACGGTTTTTCCGACAGTCCCGAAGGCTGTGCCCGGACCCTGCGCCAAGCGGCCGCCAGCGGGGCGGTGGGCGGCTCCATCGAAGACGCCACGGGGCGGGCCAATGATCCGATCTATGACTTCAAGCTGGCGGTCGAGCGTATCGAGGCCTCGGTCGCCGCGGTGCGGCAATTGCCTTTTCCCTTTGTGCTCACGGCGCGGGCGGAGAACCTGCTGCATGGCCGGCAGGACCTGCCGGACACCATTCGCCGCCTGCAAGCCTACGCCGAGGCCGGCGCCGATGTGCTGTATGCACTTGGGCTGAGCTCGGCGGAGGAAATCATTGCGGTGGTCCGGGCGGTGGCGCCGAAGCCGGTCAACGTGCTGATGTCGGGCGGCCTGAAATTGACCCAGGCGCAGTTGAGCGAGCTGGGGGTGAAGCGGATCAGCGTCGGTTCGGCCCTGGCGCGGGCCGCCTATGGCGCCTTCTACCAGGCGGCGCAGGAAATTCGCGACCACGGCAGCTTCGACTTCGCCGACCGGGCCATACCGTTCGGGCAGATCAACCAGTTGTTCAAGGGCTGA
- a CDS encoding efflux RND transporter permease subunit: protein MGFNLSEWALRNRQIVLFLMLLLAIVGALSYTKLGQSEDPPFTFKAMVIRTNWPGATAQEVSRQVTERIEKKLMETGEYERIVSFSRPGESQVTFMARDSMHSNQIPELWYQVRKKISDIRHTLPPGIQGPFFNDEFGTTFGNIYALTGDGFDYAVLKDYADRIQIQLQRVKDVGKVDLLGLQDEKVWIELSNVKLATLGLPLAAVQQALEEQNAVSTAGFFETSSERLQLRVSGNFQSVEQISNFPIRVADRTFRIGDVANVRRGFNDPPAPRMRFMGQDAIGLAVAMKDGGDILVLGKALELEFARIQKNLPAGMELRKVSDQPAAVKTGVGEFVQVLVEALAIVLLVSFFSLGVRTGMVVALAIPLVLAMTFATMYYLGIGLHKISLGALVLALGLLVDDAIIAVEMMAIKMEQGYDRLKAASYAWTSTAFPMLTGTLITAAGFLPIATAQSGTGEYTRSIFQVVTIALLASWIAAVVFVPYLGEKLLPDLAKLHAAKHGNGDGQPDPYGTPFYQRVRRMVEWCVRRRKTVIALTVLLFIASVMLFRFVPQQFFPASGRLELMVDLKLAEGASLSNTADQVKRLEAMLKDHAGIDNYVAYVGTGSPRFYLPLDQQLPAASFAQFVVLAKTIEERESLRSWLIETLNEQFPALRSRVTRLENGPPVGYPVQFRVTGEHIEEVRALARKVAAKVRENPHVTNVHLDWEEPSKVVYLNIDQDRARALGVSTANLAKFLQSSLTGSSVSQYREDNELIEILLRGTLHERTELSLLSSLAVPTDNGKSVALSQVATLEYGFEEGIIWHRNRLPNVTVRADIYGKEQPATLVQQILPTLEPIRAELPDGYLLDVGGTVEDSARGQNSVKAGVPLFIVVVLTLLMLQLRSFSRTAMVFLTAPLGLIGVTLFLMVFRQPFGFVAMLGTIALSGMIMRNSVILVDQIEQDIAAGLKPWQAIIEATVRRFRPIVLTALAAVLAMIPLSRSVFFGPMAVAIMGGLIVATALTLLFLPALYAAWFRVKKT, encoded by the coding sequence ATGGGTTTCAATCTTTCCGAATGGGCGTTGCGTAACCGCCAGATCGTGCTGTTCCTGATGCTGTTGCTGGCCATTGTCGGGGCGTTGTCCTACACCAAGCTGGGCCAGAGCGAAGACCCGCCCTTCACCTTCAAGGCCATGGTGATCCGCACCAACTGGCCGGGCGCCACGGCCCAGGAGGTTTCCCGGCAGGTCACCGAGCGCATTGAAAAGAAGCTGATGGAAACCGGCGAGTACGAGCGCATCGTCTCGTTTTCCCGCCCGGGCGAGTCCCAGGTGACCTTCATGGCGCGCGACTCGATGCACTCGAACCAGATCCCCGAGCTCTGGTATCAGGTGCGCAAGAAGATCAGCGATATCCGCCATACCTTGCCGCCGGGTATCCAGGGCCCGTTCTTCAACGACGAGTTCGGCACCACCTTCGGCAATATCTATGCGCTGACCGGCGACGGTTTCGACTACGCGGTGCTCAAGGATTACGCCGACCGCATCCAGATCCAGCTGCAGCGGGTCAAGGACGTGGGCAAGGTCGACCTGCTGGGCCTGCAGGACGAGAAGGTCTGGATCGAGCTGTCGAACGTCAAGCTGGCGACCCTCGGTCTGCCCCTGGCGGCGGTGCAGCAGGCCCTGGAGGAGCAGAACGCGGTGTCCACCGCCGGTTTCTTCGAGACCAGCAGCGAGCGCCTGCAACTGCGAGTGTCCGGTAATTTCCAGAGCGTCGAGCAGATCAGCAATTTCCCGATCCGGGTGGCCGACCGTACCTTCCGTATCGGCGATGTGGCGAACGTGCGTCGCGGTTTCAATGATCCACCGGCACCGCGCATGCGCTTCATGGGCCAGGACGCGATCGGCCTGGCGGTGGCGATGAAGGACGGCGGCGACATTCTGGTGCTGGGCAAGGCGCTGGAACTGGAGTTCGCCCGGATCCAGAAAAACCTTCCCGCTGGCATGGAGTTGCGCAAGGTCTCCGACCAGCCGGCCGCGGTGAAGACCGGCGTCGGCGAGTTCGTCCAGGTGCTGGTGGAAGCCCTGGCGATCGTGCTGCTGGTGAGCTTCTTCTCCCTCGGTGTGCGCACCGGCATGGTGGTGGCCCTGGCGATTCCGCTGGTGCTGGCGATGACCTTCGCCACTATGTATTACCTGGGGATCGGCCTGCACAAGATCTCCCTCGGCGCGCTGGTATTGGCCCTGGGCCTGCTGGTGGACGACGCGATCATCGCGGTGGAGATGATGGCGATCAAGATGGAGCAGGGCTACGACCGGCTCAAGGCCGCCAGCTATGCCTGGACCAGCACCGCGTTCCCGATGCTCACCGGTACCCTGATCACCGCCGCGGGCTTCCTGCCGATCGCCACGGCGCAGTCCGGCACCGGCGAATACACCCGTTCGATCTTCCAGGTGGTGACCATCGCCCTGCTGGCTTCGTGGATCGCCGCGGTGGTGTTCGTGCCCTATCTGGGCGAGAAGCTGCTGCCGGACCTGGCCAAGCTGCACGCGGCCAAGCACGGCAATGGCGACGGCCAGCCTGATCCGTACGGCACGCCGTTCTATCAGCGGGTGCGGCGGATGGTGGAGTGGTGCGTGCGCCGGCGCAAGACCGTGATTGCCCTGACCGTGCTGCTGTTCATCGCCTCGGTGATGCTGTTCCGCTTCGTGCCGCAGCAGTTCTTCCCGGCTTCCGGGCGACTGGAGCTGATGGTCGACCTGAAGCTGGCCGAGGGTGCGTCCCTGAGCAACACGGCCGATCAGGTCAAGCGCCTGGAGGCGATGCTCAAGGATCACGCGGGCATCGATAACTACGTGGCCTACGTTGGCACCGGCTCGCCACGTTTCTACCTGCCCCTGGACCAGCAACTGCCGGCGGCGAGCTTCGCCCAATTCGTGGTGCTGGCCAAGACCATCGAGGAGCGGGAAAGCCTGCGCAGCTGGCTGATCGAAACCCTTAACGAACAGTTCCCGGCCCTGCGTTCACGGGTCACTCGCCTGGAGAACGGCCCGCCCGTGGGTTACCCGGTGCAGTTCCGCGTCACCGGCGAGCACATCGAAGAAGTGCGGGCCCTGGCGCGCAAGGTGGCGGCCAAGGTGCGTGAGAACCCCCATGTGACCAACGTGCACCTGGATTGGGAAGAACCGAGCAAGGTGGTCTACCTCAATATCGATCAGGACCGTGCGCGGGCCCTGGGCGTGAGCACGGCCAACCTGGCGAAGTTCCTGCAAAGCTCGCTGACCGGCTCCAGCGTCAGCCAGTACCGCGAAGACAACGAGTTGATCGAGATCCTGCTGCGCGGGACCTTGCATGAACGTACCGAGCTGTCGCTGCTGTCGAGCCTGGCGGTGCCTACCGACAACGGCAAGAGCGTGGCGCTGTCGCAGGTCGCGACCCTGGAGTACGGCTTCGAAGAAGGCATCATCTGGCACCGCAACCGCCTGCCGAACGTCACTGTGCGCGCCGATATCTATGGCAAGGAACAACCGGCGACCCTGGTGCAGCAGATCCTGCCGACCCTGGAGCCGATCCGCGCCGAACTGCCGGACGGTTACCTGCTGGACGTCGGCGGCACCGTGGAAGACTCGGCCCGCGGGCAGAACTCGGTGAAGGCCGGCGTACCGCTGTTCATCGTGGTGGTGCTGACCCTGCTGATGCTGCAACTGCGCAGCTTCTCGCGCACGGCGATGGTGTTCCTCACCGCGCCGCTGGGGCTGATCGGGGTGACCCTGTTCCTGATGGTGTTCCGCCAGCCGTTCGGCTTCGTGGCCATGCTCGGCACCATCGCGCTGTCGGGGATGATCATGCGCAACTCGGTGATCCTGGTGGACCAGATCGAGCAGGACATCGCCGCCGGGCTCAAGCCGTGGCAGGCGATCATCGAGGCGACGGTAAGGCGCTTCCGGCCGATCGTGCTGACCGCGCTGGCGGCGGTACTGGCGATGATCCCGCTGTCACGCAGCGTGTTCTTCGGGCCGATGGCGGTGGCGATCATGGGCGGGCTGATTGTGGCGACGGCGCTGACCCTGCTGTTCTTGCCGGCGTTGTATGCGGCCTGGTTCCGGGTCAAGAAAACCTGA
- a CDS encoding class I SAM-dependent methyltransferase, protein MSEQPAACRIKVEALAEAFQPQAAHWAERLGLPLQIDEAEFALQVGEQGLQLQQLGADAPGPVRVDFVEGGAAHRRLYGGGSGQMIAKAVGIAQGVRPRILDATAGLGKDAFVLASLGCEMSLIERQPLIGALLEDGLARAGEDFEVAPIVARMRLLKGNSIEVMRNWEGEPPQVIYLDPMFPHREKTALVKKEMRLFRPLVGDDPDAPALLEAALALASHRVVVKRPRKAPCIAGPKPSHALDGKSSRYDIYPKKALKA, encoded by the coding sequence ATGAGTGAGCAACCAGCGGCCTGCCGCATCAAAGTCGAGGCCTTGGCCGAGGCATTCCAGCCGCAGGCGGCGCATTGGGCCGAGCGACTGGGGCTGCCGTTGCAGATCGACGAGGCGGAGTTCGCCCTCCAGGTCGGCGAGCAGGGTTTGCAGCTGCAGCAGCTCGGGGCCGACGCGCCAGGGCCGGTGCGCGTGGACTTTGTCGAAGGCGGCGCGGCGCACCGACGTCTGTACGGTGGTGGCAGCGGGCAGATGATCGCCAAGGCGGTGGGGATCGCCCAGGGCGTGCGTCCGCGGATCCTGGATGCCACGGCGGGGCTAGGCAAGGATGCGTTCGTCCTGGCCAGCCTGGGCTGCGAGATGAGCCTGATCGAGCGCCAGCCATTGATCGGCGCCTTGCTGGAAGACGGCCTGGCCCGGGCGGGAGAGGATTTCGAGGTGGCGCCGATCGTGGCCCGCATGCGCCTGCTCAAGGGCAACTCGATCGAGGTGATGCGCAACTGGGAGGGCGAGCCGCCCCAGGTGATCTACCTGGACCCGATGTTCCCGCATCGGGAAAAGACCGCACTGGTGAAAAAGGAAATGCGCCTGTTCCGCCCGCTGGTCGGGGACGACCCGGATGCCCCGGCGCTGCTGGAGGCCGCCCTGGCCCTGGCCAGCCACCGGGTGGTGGTCAAGCGCCCGCGCAAGGCACCGTGCATCGCCGGCCCCAAGCCGAGCCATGCGCTGGACGGCAAATCCAGCCGCTACGATATCTATCCGAAGAAGGCGCTCAAGGCCTGA
- a CDS encoding TetR/AcrR family transcriptional regulator, producing MSDNLSTPNGPGRPKDLAKRQAILEAAKTLFLSNGYASTSMDAVAAEAGVSKLTVYSHFNDKETLFSAAVMAKCEEQLPTLIFELPAGMPIESVLLNIARGFHLLINSEESLNLHRLILALGSQDPKLSQIFFEAGPQRMLQGMERLLVRIDQCGALSIDKPRNAAEHFFCLLKGAANFRLLFGCGEPLSDKAAEEHVREVVGLFMRAYRPESA from the coding sequence ATGTCCGACAATCTTTCTACCCCAAACGGCCCCGGCCGCCCCAAGGATCTGGCAAAACGCCAGGCCATCCTCGAAGCCGCGAAAACGCTGTTCCTCAGCAATGGCTACGCCAGCACCAGCATGGACGCGGTGGCGGCTGAAGCCGGTGTTTCCAAGCTGACGGTGTACAGCCATTTCAACGACAAGGAGACCCTGTTCTCCGCCGCGGTGATGGCCAAGTGCGAGGAGCAGTTGCCGACGCTGATCTTCGAGCTGCCTGCCGGCATGCCGATCGAAAGCGTGTTGCTCAACATCGCCCGGGGCTTTCACCTGCTGATCAACAGCGAAGAATCCTTGAACCTGCATCGCCTGATCCTGGCCCTCGGCAGCCAGGACCCCAAGCTCTCGCAGATCTTCTTCGAGGCCGGCCCCCAGCGCATGCTGCAAGGCATGGAACGGCTGTTGGTCCGGATCGACCAGTGCGGCGCCCTGAGCATCGACAAACCGCGCAATGCCGCCGAGCATTTCTTCTGCCTGCTCAAGGGTGCGGCGAACTTTCGCCTGCTCTTCGGCTGCGGCGAGCCACTGAGCGACAAAGCCGCCGAGGAGCATGTGCGGGAAGTGGTGGGGTTGTTCATGCGGGCGTATCGGCCGGAGTCGGCCTGA
- a CDS encoding YbaY family lipoprotein, translating into MKKLSLLALTTLLGACNSMQPASKASLDGEVFYLQRIALPPAATLSVSLQDVSLADAPAVLLAEQKGPVKGQVPLPFHLSYDPAQVKPGHRYSVSARIEVAGKLLFITTEHNGVKLDGSDPQPLKIRVDAVR; encoded by the coding sequence ATGAAAAAGCTCAGCCTGCTCGCCCTTACCACCCTGCTCGGGGCCTGTAACAGCATGCAACCTGCCAGCAAAGCCAGCCTCGATGGCGAAGTCTTCTACCTGCAACGCATCGCCCTGCCGCCGGCCGCCACTCTGAGCGTCAGCCTGCAGGACGTGTCGCTGGCCGACGCCCCCGCGGTGCTACTGGCCGAACAGAAGGGCCCGGTCAAAGGCCAGGTGCCGCTGCCCTTCCACCTCAGCTACGACCCGGCCCAGGTCAAGCCCGGGCACCGTTATTCGGTCAGCGCGCGGATCGAAGTGGCCGGCAAACTGCTGTTCATCACCACCGAGCACAACGGGGTGAAACTCGACGGCAGCGACCCGCAACCGCTGAAAATCCGCGTCGACGCGGTTCGTTAA
- a CDS encoding efflux RND transporter periplasmic adaptor subunit, with amino-acid sequence MFRYALSLALPVSLAVLLSACGHEETAQTTVRPAMVVQPEPAAQAMDSYPGEVRARYEPDLAFRIGGKVSRRLVDEGQRVKADQPLAELDPQDVRLQLEATRAQVAAAEANLNLVRSERDRYKTLMDRQLVSRSQYDNAENLYRSGLARLKQIKAEFDVASNQAGYAVLRAPQDGVVARRTVEVGQVVAAGQTVFTLATDGEREVLISLPEQGFGRFHIGQPVSVELWSQPDQRFAGQIRELSPAADPRSRTFAARIAFTAGKVPAELGQSARVFIQAAASVPLSVPLSAVTAENGAAYVWRVDANNTLKKTPVRLGAFGEKSVPVLEGLGVNDWVVAAGVHVLHEGQQVRPVDRSNRVVNLAAKE; translated from the coding sequence ATGTTCCGCTATGCCTTATCCCTCGCGTTGCCAGTCAGCCTGGCCGTTCTGCTGTCCGCGTGCGGCCATGAAGAAACGGCGCAAACCACCGTTCGCCCGGCCATGGTGGTGCAACCAGAGCCCGCGGCGCAGGCCATGGACAGCTATCCCGGCGAGGTCCGCGCGCGTTACGAACCGGACCTGGCGTTCCGGATCGGGGGCAAGGTCAGCCGACGACTGGTCGATGAGGGGCAGCGGGTGAAGGCCGACCAGCCATTGGCCGAGCTCGATCCGCAGGACGTGCGGCTGCAACTGGAAGCCACCCGGGCCCAGGTGGCGGCGGCCGAAGCCAACCTGAACCTGGTGCGCTCCGAGCGCGACCGCTACAAGACCTTGATGGATCGGCAACTGGTCAGCCGTTCCCAGTACGACAACGCCGAGAATCTGTATCGCTCCGGCCTGGCCCGGCTCAAGCAGATCAAGGCCGAGTTCGACGTGGCCAGCAACCAGGCCGGTTACGCCGTGCTGCGCGCCCCCCAGGATGGCGTCGTGGCCCGGCGTACGGTCGAGGTCGGCCAAGTAGTCGCCGCCGGCCAGACCGTCTTTACCCTCGCCACCGACGGCGAGCGAGAAGTGCTGATCAGCCTGCCGGAGCAGGGTTTCGGCCGTTTCCACATCGGCCAGCCGGTATCGGTGGAGCTGTGGAGCCAGCCCGACCAGCGCTTCGCCGGGCAGATCCGCGAGCTGTCGCCGGCCGCCGACCCACGCTCCCGTACCTTCGCCGCCCGCATCGCCTTTACCGCTGGCAAGGTCCCGGCCGAACTGGGGCAGAGCGCCCGGGTGTTCATCCAGGCCGCGGCCAGTGTGCCCTTGTCGGTGCCGTTGTCGGCGGTGACCGCGGAAAACGGTGCCGCCTACGTCTGGCGGGTCGACGCCAACAACACCCTGAAAAAGACCCCGGTACGTCTCGGCGCCTTCGGCGAGAAGAGCGTGCCGGTACTCGAAGGCCTCGGGGTCAACGACTGGGTGGTGGCGGCGGGTGTGCATGTGCTCCATGAGGGGCAGCAGGTACGCCCGGTGGATCGCTCCAACCGCGTGGTCAATCTGGCGGCCAAGGAGTAA